The nucleotide sequence GGGACGTGAGGCCACCGCAGAGTACGGCCTGTTCGCCGAACAGATCGGTCTCCGTCTCCTCGCGGAAGGTGGTTTCGATCACGCCGGATCGGCCACCGCCAATGGCCGAGGCATAGGACAGAGCCAGATCTCGGGCATGGCCGCTGGCATCCTGATGAACAGCGATCAGACACGGTACACCGCCGCCTTCAACGTAGGTGGAACGCACCAGGTGGCCGGGGCCCTTGGGCGCGATCATGAATACATCCATGTCCGCGCGCGGCTCGATAAATCCGAAATGAATATTGAAGCCATGGGCGAAGGCCAGGGCCGCGCCATCCTTCATGTTCGGTTCTATGCTTTCCTTGTAGATCCCGGCCTGCTTTTCGTCCGGGGC is from Acidiferrobacteraceae bacterium and encodes:
- the ilvC gene encoding ketol-acid reductoisomerase is translated as MKIYYDKDADLSIIKGKTVAIVGYGSQGHAHANNLKDSHVNVVVGLREGSSSWEKAEKAGLTVKTIGDAVSGADLVMILAPDEKQAGIYKESIEPNMKDGAALAFAHGFNIHFGFIEPRADMDVFMIAPKGPGHLVRSTYVEGGGVPCLIAVHQDASGHARDLALSYASAIGGGRSGVIETTFREETETDLFGEQAVLCGGLTS